One Telluria mixta DNA window includes the following coding sequences:
- a CDS encoding AAA family ATPase, with protein sequence MQQRSHFDGSVNYVATEDLKLAVNAALALQRPLLIKGEPGTGKTMLAEEVATALNLPLLQWHIKSTTKAQQGLYEYDAVSRLRDSQLGDERVKDIHNYIVKGILWQAFTADQQVVLLIDEIDKADIEFPNDLLRELDRMEFHVYETRELVRAKHRPLIIITSNNEKDLPDAFLRRCFFHYIKFPDKDTMGKIVDVHFPLLKKDLLAQALQTFYEVREAVGLKKKPSTSELIDWLKLLLAEDIPPAALRTQDAKLAAPPLHGALLKNEQDVHLFERLASAARTYR encoded by the coding sequence ATGCAACAACGATCCCACTTTGATGGCTCCGTGAACTATGTCGCGACCGAGGACTTGAAGTTGGCCGTAAACGCGGCGTTGGCTTTACAGCGTCCGCTTTTGATTAAAGGCGAGCCAGGAACCGGCAAGACAATGCTGGCAGAAGAAGTCGCTACTGCTCTCAACTTACCGTTACTACAGTGGCATATCAAATCCACCACCAAGGCGCAGCAGGGTCTGTATGAATACGACGCCGTGTCGCGCTTGCGCGATTCGCAACTAGGCGATGAGCGTGTGAAAGACATCCATAACTACATTGTGAAAGGGATACTGTGGCAAGCATTTACCGCAGATCAGCAAGTGGTGCTTCTGATCGACGAAATCGACAAGGCTGATATCGAATTTCCGAATGACCTGCTGCGCGAACTCGACCGTATGGAGTTCCACGTATACGAGACGCGTGAACTAGTTCGCGCGAAGCACCGTCCACTGATCATCATAACGTCGAACAACGAAAAGGATTTGCCGGATGCCTTCCTGCGGCGCTGCTTCTTCCACTACATCAAATTCCCCGACAAGGACACGATGGGGAAAATCGTCGACGTTCACTTCCCGCTCCTAAAAAAGGACCTTCTGGCTCAGGCGCTGCAAACCTTTTATGAGGTGCGCGAGGCTGTCGGTCTAAAGAAAAAACCATCGACCTCCGAGTTAATCGATTGGCTCAAGCTTTTGCTGGCCGAAGACATTCCTCCGGCAGCACTACGCACCCAGGACGCGAAACTGGCTGCGCCGCCGCTGCATGGAGCGCTGCTGAAAAATGAGCAGGATGTACATCTGTTCGAGCGATTGGCATCCGCGGCGCGGACCTATCGCTGA